The DNA sequence TTTcctcaattttgggagttagttcGGTGGTCCAACATTGTGCCTCATCCCTCCTCTCACCCATCTGCTCCATTTGTTTTATTCTTGTTTGGTCCAGCATACAATAGACCGGCATCAAACGCTCAATTGCAATCCAAGAGTTAAATGATTCAGCAATCCCATtagccataattccatatcGGCAGCTAGTATAAAATGCACAGCACCAATTTTCCACAAGGATTTCAGCAAGAAAATGGTCAATAATATCGGCATCACCAACTGCTCTAAGCAACCGCAAATTGAAATGGTATTCCTTCTCAATGGAGGAATATGCAACCTTAAAAAACTTCTGCTTAACATCTTCTATCAAGACAGAATTACCTTTACCCTTATATTTACCGACAAGGTTCACCACCAAATGCTTGTGACAAAATAGATGAGGATTACCAACAAATACCTTATCGAAAGCACTCAACAAACCAGTACCCCGATCACTATAAATGTGATGACTCTTCCTTGAGGTTCAAGCAAACTCTACATATGGCTAGAGGGTAGAAACCTGCATAAACCAGATCATAGAAAAatcagtctactgggggccaataatgttttTATTGCAGAGCAGTAAACTATCGCAGCGTGGCATTGCACAACAAAAATGATataaaaaacaatgaaagaaactaaaacaagaaatatTAATCACACAGATGAAGAAACGACAACAAAAGCCAATATTACTAGGGGCCAATAATaaaatttgggggggggggggggggggaataaatTATACCACTACCTTGATTTCCATTCCTTCCAGTTGCAGAAAGAATCTGACCCTTGTAAATGCTTTTACCAAACGTtccatcaacatacaacacaGGCAAACAGAATTGGAAGCCTTCAACACAACCTCCATAAGCTACGAAAAGCCTCTGAAAATGATTAGTATGGGtcaacttccaacacaaaagaagaGGTCGGGTTACTCTGCAAAATacctggggggggggggggggaataaacTATACCACTACCTTGATTTCCATTCCTTCCAGTTGCAGAAAGAATCTGACCCTTGTAAATGTTTTTACCAAACGTtccatcaacatacaacacaGGCAAACAGAATTGGAAGCCTTCAACACAACCTCCATAAGATACAAAAAGCCTCTGAAAATGATTAGTAGATGGGtcaacttccaacacaaaagaagaGCTCGGGTTACTCTGCAAAACAGCTTCCTTATACCATGATAACTTCCTGAACGAGTCTGCATCGGAACCATAAATCGCTTCCTTAGCCTtatgctttgctttcaaggcAACCTTGTAGGAAATATCAAACCCATATGTTGATTTGAACTTGCTCATAATCTCCCTTGGCTTCAATGAAAGACTATAGCTAACATCAGCAGCAATGCAAGTCTTGACAACCTTGGATCCCAAAAGCTTGTGCTTTTGAGTCTTAACTACACCCTTGCAAGTGTGAATATTATTCAACTCTGTTATATAAAGGCAACCATTGGTAGATGATGAAAGAGCGCGAAGATGCCAATCACAACCTTCGGTTCCAACATTTGCACAGACTGCATGAATATGGTCCAAATCATTTCTCAGGAATACAAACTCGAAACCAACTGCAACTGCATACTTCCTGAGCTTTTCACGGAGCTCGGAAACACCATGAAACTTATCCCCAACATGATGAATATAAGAACTCCACTCATCAGACAAATACGTCTTGTGAACTTCAGTCCTAAATGCATCACCCAAAtaatcatcttcatcaataACTTCCGAACAACTATCCACTGAACAAGTTCTTCTGCAACTTCCCCC is a window from the Rosa chinensis cultivar Old Blush chromosome 2, RchiOBHm-V2, whole genome shotgun sequence genome containing:
- the LOC112183970 gene encoding uncharacterized protein LOC112183970, translating into MADPLVTRCLYSGKGYMIPLNQCMSYSELYEDIFRTFQFLPSNVIELQYSVPGCEVCFLRNDSDFHMLFCSARIHRLECVDISVLKIGGSCRRTCSVDSCSEVIDEDDYLGDAFRTEVHKTYLSDEWSSYIHHVGDKFHGVSELREKLRKYAVAVGFEFVFLRNDLDHIHAVCANVGTEGCDWHLRALSSSTNGCLYITELNNIHTCKGVVKTQKHKLLGSKVVKTCIAADVSYSLSLKPREIMSKFKSTYGFDISYKVALKAKHKAKEAIYGSDADSFRKLSWYKEAVLQSNPSSSFVLEVDPSTNHFQRLFVSYGGCVEGFQFCLPVLYVDGTFGKNIYKGQILSATGRNGNQAYGGCVEGFQFCLPVLYVDGTFGKSIYKGQILSATGRNGNQGFYPLAICRHLVVNLVGKYKGKGNSVLIEDVKQKFFKVAYSSIEKEYHFNLRLLRAVGDADIIDHFLAEILVENWCCAFYTSCRYGIMANGIAESFNSWIAIERLMPVYCMLDQTRIKQMEQMGERRDEAQCWTTELTPKIEERLKVQMEKSRRFSVHCSSPRVYEVRSDFSYVVNISDHSCSCVKWQINCFPCPYGLAAIQAASENVYDYIDKYFCVDMFKKSYSFPIRPITNVDMSSSESATECILPPLAKRPPRRPRVKRFKLVGEVEKKLIRCGRCGKMGTHNKLSCTEPLVQQ